The genomic stretch TCGGCCTCAACCTCACCGTACTGATCCTGCGCGATGATGCCTATGGGATGATCCGCTGGAAGCAGGCCAATATGGGCTTTGCCGACTTCGGCCTGACCTATGGCAATCCCGACTTCGTGAAATACGCCGAAAGCTATGGCGCCATCGGGCACCGGGTGACATCGTCCGAGCACCTCACCGACCTGTTGGCCCATTGTCTCAGCACACCGGGAGTGCATCTGATCGATTGCCCGGTTGACTACACTGAGAACGATCAGATCCTGAACCACGATATCAAGCGGCTGAGCAAGGAATTGTAACACGAATTCCGTTCGCCCTGAGCTTGTCGAAGGGCCGTACTTCTTCTGGTCCCGCGCGAACGAAGAAGGGCAGGGCTTCGACAGGCTCAGCCCGAACGGAGGATGAAAATGCCCCAGCTCAAATCGACCTACCCGCTCTACCTCAACAACAAACCGGTGCAGCCCAACACCGATCTCGCGGTGACCGACAAATACACCGGCGAGGTCGCCTTCCGCACCGCCCTGGCCACTCCTGATGTGATCGAGGAGGCCATTGCCGGAGCCGTGCGCGCGGCGGAACCGATGGCGCGGCTCGCCAGCTTCGAGAAGCAGAACGTGCTGATGCACTGCGTCGCGCGGTTCAAGGAGCGGTTCGACGAACTCGCCTATGCGCTGTGCGTCGAGGCGGGCAAGCCGATCAAGGATGCCGAAGGCGAAGTCACTCGCCTGATCGACACCTTCCGCATCGCTGCCGAGGAGTCGGTGCGCAACTACGGCGAAGTCCAGCCGCTCGACATTTCGGCGCGGGCGAAAGGCTATATGGGCATGTGGAAGCGCGTCCCGATCGGGCCGTGCAGCTTCATCTCGCCGTTCAATTTCCCGCTGAACCTCGCCGCGCACAAGATCGCGCCTGCCATCGCGGTGGGTTGTCCCTTCGTGATGAAGCCTGCGTCGAAGACTCCGCTGGGTGCGATCATCATGGGCGAGGTGCTTGCGGAATGTGATGTGCTGCCCGAAGGCGCGTTCAGCATTCTCCCGGCCAGCCGTGACGGCGCGGATATGTTCACGCAAGATGATCGGCTCAAACTGCTCTCCTTCACCGGATCACCCGGCGTGGGCTGGGACCTCAAAGCCAAGGCGGGCAAGAAGAAGGTGGTGCTGGAACTCGGCGGCAATGCTGCGGTGATCATCGACAAGGATGCTGACCTTTCTGACGCGCTGGAACGGGTGATCTTCGGCGCTTTCTACCAGTCGGGCCAGTCCTGCATCGGGGTGCAGCGCATCCTGATTCACGATGACGTTTACGATAGCTTCAAGACGATGCTGGTCACCAAGGCCAAAACCCTTGTCGCGGGTGACCCCAAAGACCGCGACACCTTCATCGGCCCGATGATCTCTGACGGCGAGGCCAAGCGCCTTAAGGGTTGGATCGACGAGGCCGTGGCAGCGGGTGCGACCCTGTTGTGCGGAGGGGGATTGTCGCGCGGCAATATGCTGAAGGCGACGCTGCTCGAAGGCGTGCCCGATGATGCGAAAGCGAAGAACGAGGAAGCCTTCGGCCCGCTCGCCATCCTCCAACGCTTCACGCATTTCGATGAAGCGCTGGAGGAGGTGAACAATTCGAAGTTCGGGCTGCAAGCAGGCATCTTCACCCGTGACCTGTTCCAGATGTTCGACGCTTGGGACCGGCTGGAGGTTGGCGGCGTGGTGATCAATGATGTGCCGAGCTACCGGGTCGACAATATGCCCTATGGCGGGGTGAAGGATTCAGGGCTTGGCCGCGAAGGCGTGCGGTTCGCGATGGAGGACATGAGCGAGATCCGGAACCTGGTGATCCGGCGCAGATGAAGTTGACAAAGTTGACAGCGTGTCAAGGGGCGAACTTTTGATTATCGTCAATTAAATCAATTATTTGAACTCCAAAAACGAAGTTGACACTTTCGCTATTGCGGGGGGGGGAGGTCAACCTCACCCCTCCTCCAGCAGCAGCAACACCGCCGTCACCTCCAACCGCTCCATCGCGCCGAAGCGGTGATCGACCGCGCTGATTGTCGCATCGGCGACCAGTTGGCGGGTAATCGCAAATTCGTGATCGGGCAGGCGCTCGATCAACGCCTCGCCGGCCGCGACGGCATCCGGCCCGCAGAACTCCAGCACCACCACATGACGCGTGCCCGAGAAGGTGATCGAGGCCCAGGCCGTCTCGGTATGGGAGAGCACTGTGCCGCTTCCGCCCGTGAGCGCCATCAGCGCTGCGCGCACCCGATCAGCCAGCGTGCGGCGCGGGCGCAGGGTGGCGACTGATTTGACCTCAATGGCTTCAAGGTCGGCGAAGATGTGCGCGAAGGGATCGCGCAAGGATTCGGTCAGCATCATGCGGCCTCCCGCGTGCAAGCGGCCGCGCGGTGGGCGTAGCCTTGCATCCAGGCGCGGATGCGCAGTTCGGTATCGGGACGGGGGATGCGCCCCATCCGCAGATCGAGGACGAAGCGCGGGTCATGGGCAGCAAGCCGCCCGAACTTGGTGGCGGGCATGGCATGGGTCCGTAGGAAGATTTCGATGGTCCGAAGCAGCATGGTTTTGCGTCCCTTTAAAGTGCTGTTTGGGTTGGCATTCACCGGGCGATTCGTCCGGTGTTCCATATTTGTTCCACTCGATTTCCTACTTGTCTAGGAAAAATCCTTCATGTAGGAAGCTGTCATGCAGAAAATCCAACAGAATACCCGTGACGCCATCACTGGCCCGCGTGCGCGGCTGCTTGAATTGTCGCAGGCGAGGGGGGTGAGCTTGGCGGCTCTGTCCGAGCTGCTCGGGCGTAACCCGAGCTATCTTCAGCAATTTATTCGCAAAGGCAGTCCGCGCAAGCTGGAGGAGCAGGACCGCGCGACGCTGGCTCGCTTCCTCGGTATCGGGGAGGGGGAATTGCGCGAGGCGCAGGAAAATTCCTACGTGAATGCCTCTAAGCGGCGCGAGACTGGCGACTGGCGCGAGGTGCCCCGGCTCGATCTCGGCGCTTCGGCCGGGCCGGGCCGGGTGGCGGGCGGGGAGGCCGCGTTCGACACCTTCCGTTTCTCGCGCCGCTGGTTGGAGGAGCAGGGCCTCGCCCGGTCGCAGCTATCCGCGATCCGAGTGGAGGGGGACTCGATGGAGCCGCTGCTGAATGATGGCGACGAAATCCTGATCGATTGCAGCCCGCTCCCGTTCCGCGATGGCATCCATGTGGTGCGGCTGGGCGAGACCCTGATGGTGAAGCGCGTGGCGAGCGCCGGCCCGGGGCGGGTGGTGCTGCTCTCACAGAACTTCGCTTACCCGCCGGTGGAGGTGGCGGCGGATGAGGTGGTGATTGTCGGGCGGGTTGTGTGGAAAGGGGGGCGGGTGTGATGTCACTCACCAATGTCACCCCGCCCCGGACTTGATCCGGGGCCGCGCTTGTTCTGCGGCCCCTGAAAAGAGCGGGGCCCCGGGTCAGGCCCGGGGCGGGGAAATAGGCGGGTCTTGCAATTGGCTCTGGCTCTCGCCATCCCCTCACCCATGACCGACACTCCCAAGCCGCTCCCTCCCATGCGCGCCGCGATCATTCCGGTGACGCCGCTCCAGCAGAACTGCTCGCTGGTCTGGTGCACTGCCACCATGAAAGGCGCGCTGGTCGATCCGGGCGGGGATCTGGATAAGCTTAAGGAAGGCGTCGCCAAGGCGGGCGTCACGCTGGAGAAGATCCTCGTCACTCACGGGCATCTCGACCATTGCGGGCAGGCGGGGATGCTGGCGGAGGAGCTGGGCCTCGACATCGAAGGCCCGCACGAGGATGACCGCTTCTGGATCGACCAATTGGACGATGACGGCCCGCGCTGGGGGATGGTCGCAAAGAGCTTCACGCCGACCCGTTGGCTCCATCACGGCGATACGGTGACGGTGGGGGGGTTGACGCTCGACGTCATTCACTGCCCCGGCCACACCCCCGGCCATGTGGTGTTCTTTCACGAACCCAGCCGCTTCGCGATCGTCGGTGATGTGCTGTTCCAGGGCTCGATCGGCCGCACGGACTTCCCGCGCGGCAATCATCAGGATCTGATCGATTCGATCACCCAGCGCCTCTGGCCGCTTGGCGAGGACGTGATGTTCATCCCCGGCCACGGCCCGACGAGCACCTTTGGGCGCGAGCGGAAGACCAATGCGTTTGTGAGCGACTACGCGCTGAGTTGATCCTCCCCGAACCGGGGAGGGGGACCATGCGCAGCATGGTGGAGGGGCACGCGCCGCTTTCGAAGACCCCGATCCTCCGGATCATCTGCAAGTGCCACTCCACCCCGCCGCTGGCGCGGCGCGGTCCCCCTCTCCCAAGGGAGAGGCCTACATCACCCCCGCCGCAATCAGCACGGCGACCACCGCCAGCCCAAGCTGCACCAGCATCGTCGTGAGCGTGCCGATCATCCGGCCAACTTGCGCCTTGCCGCCGTCCATACCGAAGCCATGCGCGATCCGGCCCAGGAAATAGGCCGCCGCAACGTATGCCAGCCACCAGCTGCCCCGGCCCGCCAGCTCGATGGCGGCGATCAGCACCAGCACGAAGCCGGTGTTCTCGACATAGTTCAACTGCGCCCGCATCCGGCGTTGCAGCGCCTCGCTCCCACCGTCGCCGACGCTGATCTGGAGCGCGGTGCGAAGGGCGCCGATGCGAATCCCCAGCCAGATGTTGAGCACAGCAGCGGCGGCCGCTGCGGCGAGCGTTACGGGTAGCACGGTCATGTTGAGATCCCCTCGATGATGTGATCACGGTGCTAGGGCGCACCAGCGCGGGTTGCAACGTGCGATTTTTCCGCTATAGCGCGCGCCTTCCCGCCACTGCTGGCCAAGGAATGCGCGCACGTGCTGATGCTTGTGCGGGCGACCTCCTTGCCCTAAGGGCGGCCTTCGAGAATCATGGCGCCGGTGGCGCGAACACACGTATTATTTGAGGAATTGGTGCCACCATGGCTGTCCCCAAGAGAAAAGTATCGCCTTCCCGTCGCGGCATGCGTCGTTCGCACGACGCACTCAAGGTTGAAGCATTCCATGAATGCGGCAACTGCGGTGAGCTGAAGCGCCCGCACAACATCTGCGGCCACTGCGGCCACTACAACGGGCGTCAGGTCGTCGCCGTCGGCTGATCGCCGGTGGCTCAAACCATAGACCGGAGTAACGCATCATGAGCCTCCCGCGTATCGCTATCGATGCGATGGGGGGTGATGAAGGCGTGCGCGTGATGATCGAAGGTGCGGCGCTCGCCCGCCGCGATCATGACGGCTTCCATTTCCTCTTGGTTGGTGACAGCCAGCGGATCGAAGCGGCGCTGGAAAACCACCCCAATCTGCGGGCGGCCTCCGAAATCCTCCATTGCAATGATGTGGTGGGCGGCGACGAGCTGCCCAGCAAAGCGATTCGCCGCGCCAAGACCACCAGCATGGGCCTTGCGGTCAATGCGGTGAAGACCGGCGATGCCGGCGCTGCGGTCAGCGCAGGCAATACCGGCGCGCTGATGGCGATGAGCAAGCTCGCGCTGCGCACCATGCCGGGGATCGATCGCCCCGCGCTCGCCGCGATCATGCCGACCTTGCAGGCGCATGACGTGGTGATGCTCGATCTGGGCGCCAACACCGAAGCGGACGCCCGCAACCTCGTACAATATGCGGTGATGGGCGCAGCCTATTCGCGGATCGTCACCGGCTTTGAAAAGCCGGTCGTCCGGCTGCTCAACATCGGCACTGAAGAGATCAAGGGCACCGAAGAACTGCGCGATGCCGCCGCGATGCTGACCGCCGCTTCACTGGGCGGGACGCTGGCGCTGCAATTCGACGGCTTTGTCGAGAGCGACAAGATCAACCGCGGCGAAACCCACGTGGTCGTGACCGACGGTTTTTCGGGCAATATCGCGCTGAAGGCGATTGAGGGTTCGGCACGTTTCGTCACCGATCTGCTTCGCCAGGCTTTCACGTCCTCGCTGCGTTCCAAGATCGGCTTTCTGGTCTCGCGCCCGGCGACCGAGCTGCTGAAGCATCACCTCGATCCCAACAACCACAATGGTGCGGTATTCCTCGGCCTTAATGGTGTGGTGGTGAAGAGCCACGGCAGCGCGACGGCCAAGGGCGTGGCCCATGCGGTGGCGGTGACCGCGCGCCTGCTTGAAAACAAACTGACCGAGCGGATCGCGCATGACCTGTCGCAACTGGGCGAAGAAACCCTGCGCAAGAACGGCCGCGGTGCCGCGTCCAAGGACAGCGAGACCCCTGCGTGAACGGTTCACGGATCCTCGGAACGGGTTCGGCACTGCCGCGCAGGGTGGTGACCAATGCCGAACTCGCTGAGCGAGTCGACACCTCGGACGAATGGATCATCGCGCGCACCGGCATCCGCCAGCGCCATGTTGCCGGACCCGACGAGACCACCGCCACGCTGGCAACCGCCGCCGCTCGCGCGGCGCTGGCCGATGCGGGCGTGGATGCGAGCAGCATCGACCTGATCGTGCTCGCCACCGCGACGCCTGACAACACCTTCCCCGCCACCGCCACCAAGGTGCAGGATGCGCTCGGCTGCAATGGCGGGATCGCCTTCGATGTCGCCGCCGTCTGTTCGGGCTTTCTCTATGCGTTGAGCGTCGCCGATTCGCTGCTCAAGACCGGCATGGCCAAGCGCGCGCTGGTGATCGGTGCGGAAACCTTCAGCCGTATCCTCGATTGGGAAGACCGCACCACCTGCGTGCTGTTTGGTGATGGGGCAGGGGCCGTGGTGCTCGAAGCGCCCAGCGCCGAAAATGCGGGCAAGGATGCGCCCGGGATCCTGTGCAGCCGGCTCCATGCTGACGGCGCGCAGCACGACCTGCTCTATGTCGACGGCGGGCCTTCGACCACGCAGACCGTAGGCCATGTCCGCATGAGAGGCCCCGAAGTGTTCCGCCACGCTGTGGTAAACCTGGCCGCTGTGCTAAGGGAAGTCATTGAGGACGCCGGTGTTTCTGTCGACGCGATCGACTGGGTGGTGCCGCATCAGGCCAATGCCCGCATCCTTGATGCGACGGCGAAAAAGCTCGGCATTTCGCCCGACAAGGTGGTCATCACTGTCGACCGCCACGCCAACACCTCGGCCGCATCCGTGCCGCTTGCGCTGGATGTCGCGCGCAAGGATGGGCGGATCAAGGCGGGCGATCTGGTGATGCTCGAAGCGATGGGCGGCGGCTTTACCTGGGGGGCAAGCCTGATCCGGATGTGAGCTGCGCGGGCACACACTGTCCCGTTCGCTAACACAATTGCTGAAAACTCAACATTACGTCCGGCATCGCATTGCAAAAACGCACAAAATTTGTAAGCTGCACGCCTTCTTTCGGGTCGCGCCGCGAAGGAGAATACGCATGATGCGTTCCGTTGGCACTTTGACTCGCGCCGATCTGGCGGAGACCATCAACCGCAAAATGGGATTCAGCCGGGCTGAGTCGCTTGATATGGTTGAAGCGATCCTCGACAAGATGAGCGATGCGCTCTCGCGGGGCGAGAACGTCAAGATTTCAGGCTTTGGCAGCTTCGTGCTGCGTGACAAGAATGAGCGGATCGGCCGCAATCCCAAGACCGGGATCGAAGTGCCGATCACGCCGCGCCGGGTCATGACTTTCCGTGCGAGCCAGCTGCTTAAGGAACGCATTTCCAAAGGCTAACGGGCCAAGGAATTATGCGAACAGGTGAGGTTTGATGACCGCTTTCGACGACGGGAAGGACGATAGCGCACTGCGCACGATCGGCGAAGTCAGCGAGGCGCTGGGCATCAAACCTCACGTGCTACGCTATTGGGAAGCGCAATTCCCGCTGCTCAAGCCGCTGAAACGCAGCGGCGGGCGGCGCTATTACCGCCCCACTGATGTCGCGCTGGTTGAAACGATCGACCGGCTGGTCAACCGCGAAGGCTATACCCTCAAGGGCGCTGAAGCGGTGCTGCGGTCGGCGGGCAAATCCGATCTCGACCGCCGCACAGATGACCGCCGCAGCGGTGATCGCCGGGTCGATGGCGATCCTGATGGCGGACCGGGCGTTCGGCTCATGGTGACCGAAAATCCAGACATGGGCGAAACCATCGCGGCTTTGAAGTCGATCCGTGCTCGGTTGGCGGCTGCACTCGGGGCGTAAGCCCTACTCCGCCGCCAGCAGCGCGGCCTCTCCCAGATCCACGCTGACGAGGCGCGAGACGCCCTTTTCCGCCATCGTCACCCCGAACAGGCGGTGCATCCGGCTCATCGTCACCGCGTTGTGGGTGACGATCAGGTAGCGGGTGGTGGCAGCGCGCACCATCGAATCGAGCAGATCGCAGAAGCGTTCGACATTGGCGTCATCGAGCGGCGCATCGACTTCGTCGAGGACGCAGATCGGCGCGGGGTTGGTGAGGAACAGCGCGAAGATCAGCGCCGTGGCGGTCAGCGCCTGCTCGCCGCCGGACAGCAGGGACAGCGATTGCAACCGCTTGCCGGGCGGCTGGGCGTAGATTTCGAGGCCAGCCTCCAGCGGATCGTCGCTGTCGATCAGCGCGAGATGAGCCGCTCCGCCTTCGAATAGGCGGGTGAACAGCACGCGGAAATGCCCGTCGACCTCCTCGAACGCGGCGCGCAGCCGCTCGCGGCCCTCGCGGTTGAGGCTGCCGATTGAGCCGCGCAACCGGGCGATGGCTTCGACCAATTCCGCCTGTTCTTCGGCGCTGGTGCCGTGCTCGGTCTCGATCCGGGCGAGTTCGTCGGCAGCGACGAGGTTGACCGGCCCGATGCGTTCGCGCGCGGCCATCAGCTTTTCCAGTTCGGCGGACTCGTCCGCAGCGGGGGCGAGATCGCCCTCCGCGAAGCCGAAACGTTCGCCCAGCAAAGGCGGCGGGCATTGGAAGCGCTCGCCCGAGATGCGCGCCATTTCGGCGCGGCGCAGTTCTTCGTTCTCGGCCCGCGCGGCGAGGCTGGCGCGGCTTTCGCGGGCTTGGGCGAGGGTCTCGGTCCGCGCGGCGAGCGCCATGTCGGCGGTACGCTGGCGGGCTTCGGCCTCGCGCATCACGGCCTCGGCAGCGGCGAGATCGGCGGTGATCCGGGTGCGCGCTTCCTCGCCCGCTTCGATTTCGGCGGTGAGCGCTGAGGGCTTGGCCGCGTGGACGGCGTGGTCCTCGGCGATTTCGGCGAGGCGGCGGGTGGTCTCGGCCATGCGGCGCTCGGCATCGGAGGAGCGCGCCTGCCAGCCAGCGTGATCGGCGGCCTGCGCGGCGAGCCGTTCGCGCGCCACCGCCAGCGCCTGATCCTGCG from uncultured Erythrobacter sp. encodes the following:
- a CDS encoding aldehyde dehydrogenase family protein, translated to MKMPQLKSTYPLYLNNKPVQPNTDLAVTDKYTGEVAFRTALATPDVIEEAIAGAVRAAEPMARLASFEKQNVLMHCVARFKERFDELAYALCVEAGKPIKDAEGEVTRLIDTFRIAAEESVRNYGEVQPLDISARAKGYMGMWKRVPIGPCSFISPFNFPLNLAAHKIAPAIAVGCPFVMKPASKTPLGAIIMGEVLAECDVLPEGAFSILPASRDGADMFTQDDRLKLLSFTGSPGVGWDLKAKAGKKKVVLELGGNAAVIIDKDADLSDALERVIFGAFYQSGQSCIGVQRILIHDDVYDSFKTMLVTKAKTLVAGDPKDRDTFIGPMISDGEAKRLKGWIDEAVAAGATLLCGGGLSRGNMLKATLLEGVPDDAKAKNEEAFGPLAILQRFTHFDEALEEVNNSKFGLQAGIFTRDLFQMFDAWDRLEVGGVVINDVPSYRVDNMPYGGVKDSGLGREGVRFAMEDMSEIRNLVIRRR
- a CDS encoding S24 family peptidase; this encodes MQKIQQNTRDAITGPRARLLELSQARGVSLAALSELLGRNPSYLQQFIRKGSPRKLEEQDRATLARFLGIGEGELREAQENSYVNASKRRETGDWREVPRLDLGASAGPGRVAGGEAAFDTFRFSRRWLEEQGLARSQLSAIRVEGDSMEPLLNDGDEILIDCSPLPFRDGIHVVRLGETLMVKRVASAGPGRVVLLSQNFAYPPVEVAADEVVIVGRVVWKGGRV
- a CDS encoding MBL fold metallo-hydrolase codes for the protein MTDTPKPLPPMRAAIIPVTPLQQNCSLVWCTATMKGALVDPGGDLDKLKEGVAKAGVTLEKILVTHGHLDHCGQAGMLAEELGLDIEGPHEDDRFWIDQLDDDGPRWGMVAKSFTPTRWLHHGDTVTVGGLTLDVIHCPGHTPGHVVFFHEPSRFAIVGDVLFQGSIGRTDFPRGNHQDLIDSITQRLWPLGEDVMFIPGHGPTSTFGRERKTNAFVSDYALS
- a CDS encoding MAPEG family protein, encoding MTVLPVTLAAAAAAAVLNIWLGIRIGALRTALQISVGDGGSEALQRRMRAQLNYVENTGFVLVLIAAIELAGRGSWWLAYVAAAYFLGRIAHGFGMDGGKAQVGRMIGTLTTMLVQLGLAVVAVLIAAGVM
- the rpmF gene encoding 50S ribosomal protein L32 — encoded protein: MAVPKRKVSPSRRGMRRSHDALKVEAFHECGNCGELKRPHNICGHCGHYNGRQVVAVG
- the plsX gene encoding phosphate acyltransferase PlsX, whose product is MSLPRIAIDAMGGDEGVRVMIEGAALARRDHDGFHFLLVGDSQRIEAALENHPNLRAASEILHCNDVVGGDELPSKAIRRAKTTSMGLAVNAVKTGDAGAAVSAGNTGALMAMSKLALRTMPGIDRPALAAIMPTLQAHDVVMLDLGANTEADARNLVQYAVMGAAYSRIVTGFEKPVVRLLNIGTEEIKGTEELRDAAAMLTAASLGGTLALQFDGFVESDKINRGETHVVVTDGFSGNIALKAIEGSARFVTDLLRQAFTSSLRSKIGFLVSRPATELLKHHLDPNNHNGAVFLGLNGVVVKSHGSATAKGVAHAVAVTARLLENKLTERIAHDLSQLGEETLRKNGRGAASKDSETPA
- a CDS encoding beta-ketoacyl-ACP synthase III codes for the protein MNGSRILGTGSALPRRVVTNAELAERVDTSDEWIIARTGIRQRHVAGPDETTATLATAAARAALADAGVDASSIDLIVLATATPDNTFPATATKVQDALGCNGGIAFDVAAVCSGFLYALSVADSLLKTGMAKRALVIGAETFSRILDWEDRTTCVLFGDGAGAVVLEAPSAENAGKDAPGILCSRLHADGAQHDLLYVDGGPSTTQTVGHVRMRGPEVFRHAVVNLAAVLREVIEDAGVSVDAIDWVVPHQANARILDATAKKLGISPDKVVITVDRHANTSAASVPLALDVARKDGRIKAGDLVMLEAMGGGFTWGASLIRM
- a CDS encoding integration host factor subunit alpha, yielding MMRSVGTLTRADLAETINRKMGFSRAESLDMVEAILDKMSDALSRGENVKISGFGSFVLRDKNERIGRNPKTGIEVPITPRRVMTFRASQLLKERISKG
- a CDS encoding MerR family transcriptional regulator, coding for MTAFDDGKDDSALRTIGEVSEALGIKPHVLRYWEAQFPLLKPLKRSGGRRYYRPTDVALVETIDRLVNREGYTLKGAEAVLRSAGKSDLDRRTDDRRSGDRRVDGDPDGGPGVRLMVTENPDMGETIAALKSIRARLAAALGA